Proteins found in one Aquibium microcysteis genomic segment:
- a CDS encoding sugar ABC transporter substrate-binding protein, with translation MAIALGLALPAAAADAVKIGFITKFPVPFFATMENAAKDYAAANPGVEIIYGQGASATDIEGQIGLIESMVTQGVQGIALTPVDPTVATALDKAIAAGVKVVLMDNDIPGWNGRTALATTDNYAAGKIAGEYLKSVLQAGDTMGILEGVPGVPALDDRVNGMIEGLGGLDVKIVGRGATGCTEEQGISLAEDILTANPDLKSIYAACGPPAAGAAQAIKNANLAGKVLLVGFDFCCGEEEAIAAGIENATVAQFPTRMASLGVDALVRAIRGETVGSLIDSGAALVTKANMAEFK, from the coding sequence GTGGCCATCGCCCTTGGCCTGGCCTTACCCGCAGCGGCAGCCGATGCCGTCAAGATCGGCTTCATCACCAAGTTCCCGGTGCCGTTCTTCGCCACCATGGAAAACGCGGCCAAGGACTATGCGGCCGCCAATCCGGGCGTCGAGATCATCTACGGCCAGGGCGCCTCGGCCACCGACATCGAGGGCCAGATCGGCCTCATCGAATCGATGGTCACCCAGGGGGTGCAGGGCATCGCCCTGACGCCGGTCGATCCGACCGTCGCGACCGCCCTCGACAAGGCGATCGCGGCGGGCGTGAAGGTCGTGCTGATGGACAACGACATTCCCGGCTGGAACGGCCGCACGGCGCTTGCGACCACCGACAACTACGCCGCCGGAAAGATCGCCGGCGAGTATCTCAAGTCGGTGCTCCAGGCGGGCGACACGATGGGCATCCTCGAGGGTGTGCCCGGCGTTCCGGCGCTCGACGATCGCGTCAACGGCATGATCGAGGGCCTCGGCGGGCTCGACGTGAAGATCGTCGGACGCGGAGCGACCGGCTGTACCGAAGAGCAGGGCATCAGCCTGGCGGAAGACATCCTCACGGCGAACCCCGACCTGAAGTCCATCTATGCGGCCTGCGGTCCTCCGGCGGCGGGTGCCGCGCAGGCGATCAAGAACGCCAACCTCGCCGGCAAGGTTCTGCTGGTCGGCTTCGACTTCTGCTGCGGCGAGGAAGAGGCGATCGCGGCCGGCATCGAGAACGCCACCGTCGCGCAGTTCCCCACCAGGATGGCATCGCTCGGCGTCGACGCGCTGGTCCGCGCGATCCGCGGCGAGACGGTCGGGTCGCTCATCGATTCGGGCGCGGCGCTGGTGACCAAGGCCAACATGGCCGAGTTCAAGTAA
- a CDS encoding D-amino-acid transaminase, which yields MPRITYVNGRYLRHADAFVHVEDRGYQFADGVYEVCEVKRGYVVDMTRHLDRLDRSLRELSMAWPMHRRALELVIREVVRRNGVHDGLVYLQVTRGVAPRDFLFPQAVAPALVVTARKADPARAEKRAETGIKVITVPETRWDRVDIKTVGLLPNVLAKEAARAAGAQEAWFVDADGTVKEGGSSNAWIVTADGRLVTRPAEHGILRGITRTTMFEVAAALGLTIEERGFTVAEAKAAREAFISSATTIAMPVVEIDGAPIANSHPGSVVLSLRGAFFDIAEKCQA from the coding sequence ATGCCGCGTATCACCTATGTCAACGGCCGCTACCTGCGCCACGCCGATGCCTTCGTGCACGTCGAGGACCGCGGCTACCAGTTCGCCGACGGCGTCTACGAGGTCTGCGAGGTGAAGCGGGGCTACGTCGTCGACATGACGCGCCATCTCGACCGTCTCGACCGTTCGCTGCGCGAACTGTCGATGGCCTGGCCCATGCACCGCCGCGCGCTCGAACTGGTGATCCGCGAGGTGGTGCGTCGCAACGGCGTGCACGACGGTCTGGTCTATCTGCAGGTGACGCGCGGGGTGGCGCCGCGCGATTTCCTGTTCCCGCAGGCGGTGGCGCCCGCGCTGGTGGTGACGGCGCGCAAGGCCGATCCGGCCCGGGCCGAGAAGCGCGCGGAAACCGGCATCAAGGTGATCACCGTGCCCGAGACCCGCTGGGACCGCGTCGACATCAAGACCGTCGGCCTCCTGCCCAACGTGCTGGCCAAGGAGGCGGCCCGCGCGGCGGGCGCGCAGGAGGCCTGGTTCGTCGACGCCGACGGCACGGTGAAGGAGGGCGGGTCCTCCAACGCCTGGATCGTGACGGCCGACGGTCGCCTCGTCACGCGGCCGGCAGAGCACGGCATCCTGCGCGGCATCACCCGCACGACGATGTTCGAGGTGGCGGCCGCGCTCGGCCTGACCATCGAGGAACGCGGCTTCACGGTGGCCGAGGCGAAGGCCGCACGCGAGGCCTTCATCAGCTCGGCCACGACGATCGCCATGCCCGTGGTGGAGATCGACGGCGCGCCTATCGCCAACAGTCATCCGGGCAGCGTCGTGCTTTCCTTGCGCGGCGCTTTTTTTGACATTGCGGAAAAATGCCAAGCCTGA
- a CDS encoding GntR family transcriptional regulator has product MKTDTVFKRAFNDAIDLVSRLPPDAPLPPENTLSRALGVSRTTARKVIGALKAQGLVSGSGRNRSVSLPGDAIRRYPISETVPMAAQVEERFMEWMLRDNARPGTAINELELARKFGVATTGIREFLNRFQRFGLIEKRPNAGWVFKGFTTSFALELFEIREMFELRSSRALAAMPETSPHWSLLEAMRREHLQLLAEIDTRFHDFSDLDSRFHRLISLAAPNRFIDSFYDIITVIFHYHYQWNKHDERQRNEVAIREHLTYIDALVSRNVAMVELACRAHLASARETLLRSTSPQ; this is encoded by the coding sequence ATGAAGACCGATACCGTGTTCAAGCGGGCCTTCAACGACGCGATCGACCTCGTCTCGCGTCTGCCGCCGGACGCCCCGCTGCCGCCCGAAAACACGCTGAGCCGCGCGCTCGGCGTCAGCCGGACCACGGCACGCAAGGTCATCGGCGCGCTGAAGGCCCAGGGCCTCGTCAGCGGCAGCGGGCGCAACCGCAGCGTCAGCCTGCCGGGCGACGCCATCCGGCGCTATCCGATTTCCGAGACGGTTCCGATGGCAGCGCAGGTCGAGGAGCGCTTCATGGAGTGGATGCTGCGCGACAATGCCAGGCCCGGCACGGCGATCAACGAACTCGAGCTTGCGCGCAAGTTCGGCGTCGCAACCACCGGCATCCGCGAGTTCCTCAATCGTTTCCAGCGTTTCGGGCTGATCGAGAAGCGGCCCAATGCGGGCTGGGTGTTCAAGGGCTTCACCACCAGCTTCGCACTGGAACTGTTCGAGATCCGGGAAATGTTCGAACTCCGGTCCTCGCGCGCCCTCGCGGCGATGCCGGAAACGTCGCCGCACTGGTCGCTTCTGGAGGCGATGCGCCGGGAGCATCTCCAGCTGCTCGCGGAGATCGATACGCGGTTCCACGACTTTTCCGATCTCGACAGCCGCTTCCACCGGCTGATCAGCCTGGCCGCGCCGAACCGCTTCATCGACAGCTTCTACGACATCATCACCGTGATCTTCCACTACCACTACCAGTGGAACAAGCACGACGAGCGGCAGCGCAACGAGGTGGCGATCCGCGAGCACCTGACCTACATCGACGCCCTCGTCAGCCGGAACGTCGCCATGGTGGAGCTGGCCTGCCGCGCGCATCTGGCCTCGGCGCGCGAGACGCTGCTGCGGTCGACCTCGCCGCAATAG
- a CDS encoding ABC transporter permease — translation MPAASTVSAALARHAAPNALPIAMAVIAVAITLLEPAFMSTDNLVGIVRQVAIIGIMATCMTFVIMTGGIDLSVGPVLALAGLVSFYCLQAELPLVVVIAAGLSVGLIVGLTNGLIIAFLGLPPIIVTLAMLGIVRGTALIVGGPEQHLIRNEPAYSFIGTGTLLGLPFAVYVFAAVAVLMILVQRRTPLGLLVAAIGDNERAAWLSGHRIRLTKTAVYAISGTGAALAGIILSSQVHTALATYGPFGTELDVIAAVVLGGTSIMGGNGSVARTLLGVFFLGLLNNGMNILNVPIDIQLIAKGAIIVAALAVAARRG, via the coding sequence ATGCCGGCAGCGTCGACCGTATCCGCGGCCCTGGCGCGCCACGCGGCGCCGAACGCGCTTCCGATCGCCATGGCCGTCATCGCCGTCGCGATCACGCTGCTCGAACCGGCCTTCATGAGCACCGACAATCTCGTCGGCATCGTGCGGCAGGTGGCCATCATCGGCATCATGGCGACCTGCATGACCTTCGTCATCATGACCGGGGGCATCGACCTCTCGGTCGGCCCGGTGCTGGCCCTTGCGGGGCTGGTATCGTTCTACTGCCTGCAGGCCGAGCTTCCGCTGGTGGTGGTCATTGCCGCCGGCCTGTCGGTGGGCCTCATCGTCGGGCTGACGAACGGGCTGATCATCGCCTTCCTCGGCCTGCCGCCGATCATCGTGACGCTCGCCATGCTCGGCATCGTGCGCGGCACGGCGCTGATCGTCGGCGGGCCGGAGCAGCACCTGATCCGCAACGAGCCCGCCTACAGCTTCATCGGCACCGGCACCCTGCTCGGCCTGCCCTTCGCCGTCTACGTCTTCGCCGCGGTCGCCGTGCTGATGATCCTGGTGCAGCGTCGCACGCCGCTCGGCCTTCTCGTCGCCGCCATCGGCGACAACGAGCGTGCCGCCTGGCTGAGCGGCCACCGCATCCGCCTCACGAAGACCGCCGTCTATGCCATCTCCGGCACCGGGGCGGCGCTCGCCGGCATCATCCTGTCGTCGCAGGTCCACACGGCGCTGGCCACCTACGGCCCTTTCGGCACCGAGCTCGACGTGATCGCCGCCGTCGTCCTCGGCGGCACCAGCATCATGGGCGGCAATGGATCGGTTGCGCGAACGCTGCTCGGCGTCTTCTTCCTCGGCCTCCTCAACAACGGCATGAACATCCTGAACGTGCCGATCGACATCCAGCTCATCGCCAAGGGCGCGATCATCGTCGCGGCCCTCGCCGTTGCCGCCCGGCGCGGCTGA
- a CDS encoding zinc-binding alcohol dehydrogenase family protein, whose product MQALVCLEPGTLRIEQRPIPAAGPGHVLVRPRRVGVCGTDYHIVEGKHPFLHYPRVMGHELAVEAVEAPAGLGISPGEIFAVNPYMSCGRCIACRRGKPNCCVRVSVLGVHEDGGMAGMLAVPPGNLVRAPGLTLDQCAMIEFLAIGAHAVRRGAVSKEDRVLVVGAGPIGLGVAIFARLSGASVAVLDQDEARAKTAATFAAASPFVADPAGLAALLSHTGEEGFDVVFDATGSAPAMHKGFDHVAHGGRYVLVSVVKDAISFMDPDFHRKELTLLGSRNATAQDFERVISAIGDDPASFDRLITHRTDLAGAVRDIPLWATQKTGLIKAMIEIG is encoded by the coding sequence ATGCAAGCCCTCGTCTGCCTCGAACCGGGCACGTTGCGGATCGAGCAGAGGCCGATCCCGGCGGCCGGTCCAGGCCATGTCCTCGTTCGTCCCCGGCGGGTCGGCGTCTGCGGCACCGATTACCACATCGTCGAGGGCAAGCACCCGTTCCTGCACTATCCACGCGTCATGGGGCACGAACTGGCCGTCGAAGCCGTCGAGGCCCCGGCCGGCTTGGGTATCAGCCCCGGGGAGATTTTCGCCGTCAATCCCTACATGTCGTGCGGTCGCTGCATCGCCTGCCGGCGCGGCAAGCCGAACTGCTGCGTTCGGGTCTCGGTGCTCGGCGTTCATGAGGACGGCGGCATGGCCGGCATGCTGGCGGTGCCGCCGGGCAATCTCGTGCGCGCCCCCGGGCTCACCCTCGATCAATGCGCCATGATCGAGTTCCTGGCCATCGGCGCGCATGCCGTGCGGCGCGGCGCGGTCTCGAAGGAGGACCGCGTACTGGTCGTGGGAGCCGGCCCGATCGGCCTCGGCGTGGCGATTTTCGCGCGGCTGTCGGGCGCATCGGTGGCCGTGCTCGACCAGGACGAGGCCCGGGCGAAAACTGCCGCGACCTTCGCCGCCGCCTCACCCTTCGTGGCCGATCCGGCCGGCCTCGCGGCCCTCCTCTCGCACACGGGCGAAGAAGGCTTCGACGTCGTCTTCGACGCGACGGGCAGCGCTCCTGCCATGCACAAGGGGTTCGACCACGTCGCCCATGGCGGGCGCTACGTGCTCGTCAGCGTGGTCAAGGATGCGATCAGCTTCATGGATCCGGACTTCCATCGCAAGGAACTGACGCTGCTGGGAAGCCGCAACGCGACGGCGCAGGATTTCGAACGGGTGATCTCCGCCATCGGCGACGATCCGGCGTCGTTCGACCGGCTGATCACCCACCGCACCGATCTTGCCGGTGCGGTGCGCGACATTCCCCTCTGGGCAACGCAGAAGACCGGGCTTATCAAGGCGATGATCGAGATCGGGTGA
- a CDS encoding ATP-binding cassette domain-containing protein, whose protein sequence is MSAPVLSVRGAHKRFGAVHALKGVGLDAWRGEVLALLGDNGAGKSTLVRCISGVHALDEGEILLDGEAAAIGTPALARLAGIETVYQDLALFDNLTPSQNFYCGREISWPTWLPRALRFLGARAMDREAAAVIDRLKVRLPRFDAPVAVMSGGQRQAIAVARATVFARKVVILDEPTAALGLRESRKVLDLVRQLRDEGNAVILITHNMEQVIELADRAVVLRQGRKVGELKPERANQQELVSLIVGAEG, encoded by the coding sequence ATGAGCGCCCCGGTCCTCAGCGTCCGCGGCGCGCACAAGCGCTTCGGCGCGGTGCATGCCCTGAAGGGGGTGGGGCTCGACGCCTGGCGCGGCGAGGTGCTGGCGCTGCTCGGCGACAACGGCGCGGGCAAGTCGACGCTCGTGCGCTGCATCAGCGGCGTCCATGCGCTCGACGAGGGCGAGATCCTGCTCGACGGCGAAGCCGCCGCGATCGGCACGCCGGCACTCGCCCGCCTGGCGGGCATCGAGACCGTCTACCAGGACCTCGCGCTCTTCGACAATCTGACGCCGTCGCAGAATTTCTACTGCGGCCGCGAGATCAGCTGGCCGACCTGGCTGCCGCGCGCGCTGCGGTTTCTCGGCGCCAGGGCCATGGACCGCGAGGCGGCGGCCGTCATCGACCGGCTCAAGGTCCGTCTGCCCCGGTTCGACGCTCCGGTCGCGGTGATGTCGGGCGGGCAGCGGCAGGCCATCGCGGTGGCGCGCGCCACGGTCTTTGCCCGCAAGGTGGTGATCCTCGACGAGCCGACGGCGGCGCTCGGCCTGCGCGAATCGCGCAAGGTCCTCGACCTCGTGCGCCAGCTTCGCGACGAGGGGAACGCGGTGATCCTCATCACCCACAACATGGAACAGGTCATCGAACTGGCCGACCGGGCCGTGGTGCTGCGGCAGGGCCGCAAGGTCGGCGAGCTCAAGCCCGAGCGCGCGAACCAGCAGGAACTGGTGTCGCTGATCGTCGGCGCCGAGGGGTGA
- a CDS encoding sugar ABC transporter ATP-binding protein has translation MTATEVPLLRGRGLSKTYGAFAALQDADFSVQAGEVRALIGSNGAGKSTLIKILTGAIAPTGGSVEIGGEPAPPGDPLGMIRRGVACIYQHSNLAPAMSVLDNIYLGRQPTRRFGFVDTRRQRREATALLDRHGIAIDLDAPVGSLPTVKQKEVEILKALALDARVILMDEPTGWLASADMARLHGTIRALKSRGVGIVYISHVLDEIFAVCDTVTVMRDGRVVAESAVPDTDRARLVHLMVGEKLARDASDAALQTRHPRGTGEVRLSARALTKRGVFADVSFDLHAGEIFCLTGLIGAKRTELVRTIFGSDRFDLGSLEIGGKPAAPRSPAAGIRRGIGFVPEDRHHEGLMLDMTVTENLAMATLDRFRSGPMLDRAGMVRAGRRAIEDLSVRPPDGGTAVRRLSGGNQQKVLVGKWLARRPRILILDEPTVGVDVGAKAEIYALLRRERALGAAILIVSSDLEEVMTVADRIGVMVSGRLVAVHDAGAVGMADIVYAIGGGQA, from the coding sequence ATGACGGCGACCGAAGTTCCCCTTCTGCGCGGCAGAGGCCTGAGCAAGACCTACGGCGCCTTCGCCGCGCTGCAGGACGCGGATTTCAGCGTGCAGGCCGGCGAGGTGCGCGCGCTGATCGGATCGAACGGCGCGGGCAAGTCGACCCTGATCAAGATCCTCACCGGCGCCATCGCGCCGACCGGGGGAAGCGTCGAGATCGGCGGCGAGCCCGCGCCGCCCGGCGATCCGCTGGGCATGATCCGGCGCGGCGTCGCCTGCATCTACCAGCATTCCAACCTGGCGCCGGCCATGTCGGTCCTGGACAACATCTATCTCGGCCGTCAGCCCACGCGTCGGTTCGGCTTCGTCGACACGCGACGGCAGCGCAGGGAGGCGACGGCGCTGCTCGACCGCCACGGCATCGCCATCGACCTCGACGCGCCGGTCGGCAGCCTGCCGACCGTCAAGCAGAAGGAGGTCGAGATCCTGAAGGCGCTGGCGCTCGACGCGCGCGTGATCCTGATGGACGAGCCCACCGGCTGGCTGGCCAGCGCCGACATGGCGCGGCTGCACGGGACGATCCGGGCCCTGAAATCGCGCGGCGTCGGCATCGTCTACATCAGCCACGTGCTCGACGAGATCTTCGCGGTCTGCGACACCGTCACCGTCATGCGCGACGGCAGGGTCGTCGCCGAGAGTGCGGTCCCCGACACCGACCGGGCGCGCCTCGTGCACCTCATGGTCGGCGAGAAGCTCGCGCGCGACGCCTCCGACGCCGCGCTGCAGACGCGTCATCCGCGCGGAACCGGCGAGGTGCGGCTCAGCGCCCGCGCGCTGACGAAGCGCGGGGTTTTCGCCGACGTCTCCTTCGACCTGCATGCCGGCGAGATCTTTTGCCTGACCGGACTGATCGGCGCGAAGCGGACCGAACTCGTGCGCACGATCTTCGGCTCCGACCGTTTCGATTTGGGATCGCTGGAGATCGGGGGAAAACCGGCGGCGCCGCGCAGCCCGGCGGCAGGCATCCGCCGCGGCATCGGTTTCGTGCCGGAGGACCGGCATCACGAGGGCCTCATGCTCGACATGACCGTCACCGAAAACCTCGCCATGGCGACGCTCGACCGCTTCCGGAGCGGTCCGATGCTCGATCGCGCCGGGATGGTCCGGGCCGGACGCCGTGCCATCGAAGACCTGTCGGTTAGGCCGCCCGACGGCGGCACGGCCGTCCGGCGGCTCTCCGGGGGCAACCAGCAGAAGGTGCTCGTCGGCAAGTGGCTCGCGCGGCGTCCGCGCATCCTCATCCTCGACGAGCCCACGGTGGGTGTCGACGTGGGAGCGAAGGCCGAGATCTACGCCCTCCTGCGCCGGGAACGCGCGCTGGGCGCGGCGATCCTGATCGTGTCCTCCGACCTCGAGGAGGTGATGACGGTGGCGGACCGCATCGGCGTGATGGTCTCGGGGCGGCTGGTGGCGGTGCACGATGCCGGCGCCGTCGGCATGGCCGATATCGTGTATGCGATCGGTGGGGGACAGGCCTGA
- a CDS encoding ABC transporter permease has product MNVGPVLILVLLIAGISLLTPNFLKPGNIGNILAQTAVIAIVAIGQHLVILTRGIDLSVGANLALATVVGGLVYRWVDSSTLVILAMLASGVLVGFVNGAVYVFGRLPHPFIITLATLSICKGLALELAVNHTTMRGMPGAVAALGETSSLGVPNSFFVVVGVALVVLVLTKAMVWGRWTYAVGGNPKAAVEMGIPVKWVLVVTYVIAGLCAGIGAVVLAGRTGAGSPLYGNLLELDTIAAVIIGGASFLGGRGHLGHALVGAVMIGVIRNALNLLNVDVFYQMIAIGLIIVLAVEADVLRNHLEARARVSQARAAP; this is encoded by the coding sequence CTGAACGTCGGCCCGGTCCTCATTCTCGTCCTGCTGATCGCCGGCATCAGCCTGCTGACCCCGAACTTTCTCAAGCCGGGCAACATCGGCAACATTCTCGCCCAGACGGCGGTGATCGCCATCGTGGCGATCGGCCAGCATCTGGTGATCCTGACGCGGGGTATCGACCTCTCCGTCGGCGCCAATCTGGCGCTCGCCACGGTGGTCGGCGGCCTCGTCTACCGATGGGTGGACTCCTCCACGCTGGTCATTCTGGCGATGCTGGCGAGCGGCGTGCTGGTCGGCTTCGTCAACGGCGCCGTCTACGTGTTCGGCCGGCTGCCGCATCCCTTCATCATCACGCTGGCGACGCTCAGCATCTGCAAGGGCCTGGCGCTCGAACTCGCCGTCAACCACACGACCATGCGCGGCATGCCGGGGGCGGTGGCCGCTCTCGGGGAGACGTCGTCGCTCGGCGTTCCCAACTCGTTCTTCGTCGTCGTCGGCGTGGCCCTCGTCGTGCTGGTTCTCACCAAGGCGATGGTGTGGGGCCGCTGGACCTACGCCGTCGGCGGCAACCCGAAGGCGGCCGTCGAGATGGGCATCCCGGTCAAGTGGGTGCTGGTGGTCACCTACGTGATCGCCGGCCTCTGCGCCGGCATCGGCGCCGTGGTGCTCGCCGGGCGGACAGGCGCCGGCTCGCCGCTCTACGGCAACCTGCTGGAGCTCGACACCATCGCCGCCGTCATCATCGGCGGGGCGAGCTTCCTCGGCGGGCGCGGCCATCTCGGCCATGCGCTGGTCGGAGCGGTCATGATCGGCGTCATCCGCAACGCGCTCAACCTGCTCAACGTCGACGTGTTCTACCAGATGATCGCCATCGGGCTGATCATCGTGCTGGCGGTCGAGGCGGACGTGCTGCGCAACCATCTCGAGGCGCGCGCGCGGGTCAGCCAGGCGAGGGCCGCCCCATGA
- the hfq gene encoding RNA chaperone Hfq — protein sequence MAERSQNLQDLFLNSVRKSKNPLTIFLINGVKLTGVVTSFDNFCVLLRRDGHSQLVYKHAISTIMPSQPVQMFDGEDAGRDN from the coding sequence ATGGCGGAACGATCGCAGAACCTTCAGGACCTGTTTCTCAACTCGGTCCGGAAGAGCAAGAACCCTCTCACGATATTTCTGATCAACGGCGTCAAGCTGACGGGAGTTGTCACGTCCTTCGACAATTTCTGCGTCCTTTTGCGCCGCGACGGGCATTCGCAGCTCGTCTACAAGCACGCCATCTCCACCATCATGCCGAGCCAGCCGGTTCAGATGTTCGATGGTGAGGATGCCGGCCGGGATAATTGA
- the hflX gene encoding GTPase HflX: protein MDATSPGGRQQGAKDRQADGQPQPVATRAVIIVPVLPRFHRDDDENTGRPRLTRSPEARHDEAVGLARAIDLQPVHTEIVTVNDPRPATLIGTGKIEELAERIKETGAALVVVDHPLTPVQQRNLEKGLNAKVLDRTGIILEIFGERARTKEGTLQVELAHLNYQKGRLVRSWTHLERQRGGAGFLGGPGETQIEADRRILQDKITKLKRELETVKRTRELHRAKRKKVPFPVVAIVGYTNAGKSTLFNRLTGADVLAENMLFATLDPTLRRVKLPHGTIVILSDTVGFISDLPTHLVAAFRATLEEVVEADLVIHLRDISDPDTAAQAEDVERILADLGVEASPGGKVVEVWNKVDRLDADTRERLVLSGAADGAPAPIVVSAITGEGIDALLRHVEGRLSGDLAELTVHLTPDRMKLIDWLYRNADVLSREDREDGSAELRLRVTRTMRDEVEERLAGGR, encoded by the coding sequence TTGGACGCAACGAGCCCGGGCGGGCGCCAGCAGGGGGCGAAGGATCGGCAGGCCGACGGCCAGCCGCAGCCCGTCGCCACGCGCGCCGTCATCATCGTTCCGGTCCTGCCGCGCTTCCACCGCGACGATGACGAGAACACCGGCCGGCCGCGTCTGACGCGGTCGCCGGAGGCTCGTCACGACGAGGCGGTCGGGCTTGCGCGTGCCATCGACCTCCAGCCCGTCCATACCGAGATCGTCACCGTCAACGATCCGCGTCCCGCGACGCTGATCGGCACCGGCAAGATCGAGGAACTGGCCGAGAGGATCAAGGAGACGGGCGCCGCGCTGGTCGTCGTCGACCATCCGCTGACGCCGGTGCAGCAGCGCAATCTCGAGAAGGGCCTGAACGCCAAGGTGCTCGACCGCACCGGCATCATCCTGGAGATCTTCGGCGAACGCGCCCGCACCAAGGAAGGCACGCTGCAGGTCGAACTGGCGCATCTGAATTACCAGAAGGGCCGGCTGGTGCGCAGCTGGACCCATCTCGAGCGGCAGCGCGGCGGCGCGGGCTTCCTCGGCGGCCCCGGCGAGACGCAGATCGAGGCCGACCGGCGCATCCTGCAGGACAAGATCACCAAGCTGAAGCGCGAACTGGAGACGGTGAAGCGCACCCGCGAACTGCATCGCGCCAAGCGCAAGAAGGTGCCGTTTCCGGTGGTGGCGATCGTCGGCTACACCAATGCCGGCAAGTCGACCCTGTTCAACCGGCTGACCGGCGCGGACGTGCTGGCGGAAAACATGCTGTTCGCCACGCTCGACCCGACGCTGCGCCGGGTGAAGCTGCCACACGGCACCATCGTCATCCTGTCCGACACGGTGGGCTTCATCTCCGACCTGCCGACCCATCTGGTGGCGGCCTTCCGCGCGACGCTGGAAGAGGTGGTCGAGGCCGACCTCGTCATCCATCTGCGCGACATTTCGGATCCCGACACGGCCGCGCAGGCGGAGGACGTCGAGCGCATCCTGGCCGACCTCGGCGTCGAGGCCTCGCCCGGCGGCAAGGTGGTCGAGGTCTGGAACAAGGTCGACCGGCTCGACGCCGACACCCGCGAGCGGCTGGTGCTGTCCGGCGCCGCCGACGGCGCACCCGCGCCCATCGTCGTCTCGGCGATCACCGGCGAGGGCATCGACGCCTTGCTGCGCCATGTGGAGGGCCGGCTCTCCGGCGACCTCGCCGAGTTGACGGTCCACCTGACGCCCGACCGCATGAAGCTGATCGACTGGCTCTACCGCAATGCCGACGTGCTCTCCCGCGAGGACCGCGAGGACGGCAGCGCCGAACTCAGGCTGCGCGTGACGCGGACGATGCGGGACGAGGTCGAGGAGCGGCTCGCCGGCGGCAGGTGA
- a CDS encoding SMP-30/gluconolactonase/LRE family protein, translating into MAASDYEIHDARFAGMIFENAGIDVLWSGGRWCEGPTYFPAGRYLVWSDIPNDRVLRWDEASGHVATFEQPCRNQNGHTRDRQGRLVACEHRSRSVTRIEHDGTRTVVADGFGGRRLNSPNDVIVRSDDSIWFTDPSYGIDSDYEGDAAPMEQDGRHVYRVDPSGALTRVVSDMVQPNGLAFSPDETLLYVTDTGRTHVPDCAPRIRQYRVAADGRSVADGTDFVFCDAGLFDGLRVDAAGNVWSSAGDGVHCFAPDGTLLGKIRTGEPVANLCFGGPKRNRLFLCATSTLLSVYVNARGVS; encoded by the coding sequence ATGGCGGCCAGCGACTACGAGATCCACGACGCGCGCTTCGCCGGGATGATCTTCGAGAATGCCGGCATCGACGTGCTGTGGAGCGGCGGACGCTGGTGCGAGGGACCGACCTATTTTCCGGCCGGCCGCTACCTCGTCTGGTCGGACATTCCCAACGACCGCGTCCTGCGCTGGGACGAAGCGAGCGGGCACGTCGCCACCTTCGAGCAGCCATGCCGCAACCAGAACGGCCACACCCGGGACCGCCAGGGCCGGCTGGTCGCGTGCGAACACCGCAGCCGCAGCGTCACGCGCATCGAGCACGACGGCACGCGCACCGTCGTCGCCGACGGTTTCGGCGGCCGCAGACTGAACTCGCCGAACGACGTCATCGTCCGCTCGGACGATTCGATCTGGTTCACCGATCCGTCCTACGGCATCGACAGCGACTACGAAGGCGATGCCGCGCCGATGGAGCAGGATGGCCGGCACGTCTATCGCGTCGATCCGTCCGGCGCGCTGACGCGTGTCGTCAGCGACATGGTCCAGCCCAACGGCCTCGCCTTCTCGCCCGACGAGACGCTGCTCTACGTCACCGACACCGGCCGGACCCATGTCCCGGACTGCGCGCCCAGGATCAGGCAATACCGGGTGGCGGCGGACGGTCGGTCCGTCGCGGACGGGACGGACTTCGTGTTCTGCGACGCCGGTCTCTTCGACGGCCTGCGGGTCGATGCCGCCGGCAACGTCTGGTCCTCTGCCGGCGACGGGGTGCATTGCTTCGCGCCGGACGGCACCCTGCTCGGAAAGATCAGGACCGGCGAGCCCGTCGCGAACCTGTGCTTCGGCGGCCCGAAGCGCAACCGCCTGTTCCTCTGCGCGACGTCGACGCTGCTGTCGGTCTACGTGAACGCGCGCGGCGTCTCGTAG